Proteins encoded by one window of Lathyrus oleraceus cultivar Zhongwan6 chromosome 1, CAAS_Psat_ZW6_1.0, whole genome shotgun sequence:
- the LOC127115861 gene encoding uncharacterized protein LOC127115861 — MLSVIRRKLRYIYSRVLFLLWKRPRSKVVIKRFRKLKCNNKTKSTKSNSNGTHHKLVECDSRKPIRICTFNVAMFSLAPAVSEHDDDYVMSNQKKKNSNSTTSVDFPKSILKQSPLHSSSMSVSRTNSKQVSINLPDNEISLANIGSVSSRRSQVPARSPVCFPFVMNMDYCDEGNGRFCSSRSILEVLREIDADVVALQDVKAEEEKSMRPLSDLADALGMKYVFAESWAPEYGNAILSKWPIKKWKVQKIADDDDFRNVIKATIDVPWAGEINLHSTQLDHLDENWRMKQVNAIIHSNDPPHILAGGLNSLYRSDYSSQRWIDIVKYYEKLGKPRPMTEVMNFMKSKDYDDAKDYAGECEPIVIIAKGQNVQGTCKYGTRVDYILGSSNSFYKFVPGSYSVISSKGTSDHHIVKVDVMKVSVPQNKVIRQCRKLKRKVVRIAPPCSTRGVWELTPPPKLLVP, encoded by the exons ATGCTAAGTGTGATTAGAAGAAAACTTAGATACATTTATTCAAGAGTATTATTTCTACTATGGAAGCGTCCAAGGTCTAAAGTTGTTATCAAAAGGTTTAGAAAACTGAAATGCAACAACAAAACCAAATCAACAAAAAGCAACTCAAATGGCACTCATCATAAGTTAGTGGAGTGTGATTCAAGAAAGCCAATTAGAATTTGCACATTCAATGTTGCTATGTTTTCACTAGCACCAGCTGTTTCAGAACATGATGATGATTATGTTATGTCTAatcaaaagaagaaaaactctAACTCTACAACAAGTGTTGATTTTCCAAAGAGTATACTAAAACAATCACCATTACATTCTTCTTCTATGAGTGTTTCAAGAACGAATTCAAAGCAGGTTTCAATTAACCTACCTGATAATGAGATTTCATTAGCAAATATTGGAAGTGTTTCTAGTAGAAGGAGTCAGGTACCGGCTAGGTCTCCGGTTTGTTTTCCTTTCGTGATGAATATGGATTACTGTGATGAGGGGAATGGGAGATTTTGTAGCAGCAGAAGCATTTTGGAAGTTCTTAGAGAGATTGATGCTGATGTGGTGGCACTGCAGGATGTTAAGGCTGAGGAAGAGAAGAGTATGAGGCCTCTTTCTGACTTGGCTGATGCTTTAGGGATGAAATATGTTTTTGCTGAAAGCTGGGCTCCTGAATATGGAAACGCTATTTTGTCGAAATGGCCTATTAAGAAGTGGAAAGTTCAGAAGAttgctgatgatgatgatttCAG GAATGTTATAAAGGCAACAATTGATGTACCATGGGCAGGGGAAATAAATTTGCACTCAACACAACTAGATCATTTAGATGAGAATTGGAGAATGAAGCAAGTTAATGCAATAATCCATTCTAATGACCCTCCTCACATCTTGGCAGGAGGTCTCAATTCTTTATATAGATCAGATTACTCATCGCAGAGATGGATAGACATTGTTAAA TATTACGAGAAACTTGGTAAGCCAAGGCCAATGACAGAAGTGATGAATTTCATGAAATCAAAGGACTATGATGATGCAAAAGATTATGCAGGAGAATGCGAACCTATTGTCATCATTGCAAAAGGCCAAA ATGTGCAGGGGACCTGCAAGTATGGAACTAGAGTGGATTACATTTTAGGTTCATCAAACTCATTCTACAAATTTGTTCCAGGGTCATATTCGGTAATTTCTTCTAAAGGAACTTCTGATCATCATATAGTGAAGGTAGATGTAATGAAAGTAAGTGTTCCTCAGAATAAAGTAATCAGACAATGCAGGAAATTGAAGAGGAAGGTTGTCAGAATAGCACCACCTTGTTCTACAAGAGGTGTATGGGAGTTAACACCACCTCCTAAACTACTTGTTCCATAA